In the Streptomyces fradiae ATCC 10745 = DSM 40063 genome, one interval contains:
- a CDS encoding STAS domain-containing protein translates to MGRETVGSANQGRLHVGVRTEGASEILTPAGELDHHTAELLREPLEAAVARGRTRLVVDCSQLEFCDSTGLNVLLGARLKAEESGGVVHLAAMRPAVARVFEITGAGVVFEIHDSLEAALGG, encoded by the coding sequence ATGGGCCGCGAGACAGTCGGCAGCGCGAACCAGGGCCGGCTCCATGTCGGGGTCCGGACGGAAGGCGCCAGCGAGATCCTGACCCCGGCGGGTGAGCTCGATCACCACACGGCGGAGTTGTTGCGCGAACCGCTCGAGGCGGCGGTCGCCCGGGGCCGGACACGGCTCGTGGTCGACTGCTCGCAGCTCGAGTTCTGCGACTCGACCGGGCTGAACGTACTCCTCGGCGCACGGCTCAAGGCGGAGGAGTCCGGCGGGGTGGTCCACCTCGCCGCGATGCGCCCCGCCGTGGCGCGGGTCTTCGAGATCACCGGGGCGGGCGTGGTCTTCGAGATCCACGACTCCCTGGAGGCCGCCCTCGGCGGGTAG
- a CDS encoding ATP-binding protein, whose product MGATRQQPPSGLGPEPDRPASPSARPVAPDGAPDGRGAHRETRRLTLNGASGIVPLARDFTRQALYDWGWLPAASADRRAAAEDVLLVVSELVTNACLHAEGPEELRVTLHDKVLRLEVEDRGAGEPAPRTPHRAGRPGGHGMFIVQRLCLDWGVARNAEAPGKTVWAELAAPA is encoded by the coding sequence ATGGGTGCCACCCGGCAGCAACCGCCGAGCGGCCTCGGCCCCGAGCCGGACCGCCCGGCCAGCCCCTCCGCGCGGCCCGTGGCACCCGACGGCGCGCCCGACGGGCGGGGGGCGCACCGCGAGACGCGCCGCCTCACGCTGAACGGCGCCAGCGGCATCGTCCCGCTCGCCCGCGACTTCACCCGGCAGGCGCTCTACGACTGGGGCTGGCTCCCCGCCGCCTCGGCCGACCGGCGCGCCGCCGCCGAGGACGTGCTGCTGGTCGTCTCCGAGCTGGTGACCAACGCCTGCCTGCACGCCGAGGGTCCCGAGGAGCTGCGGGTCACCCTGCACGACAAGGTGCTCCGCCTGGAGGTGGAGGACCGCGGCGCCGGAGAGCCCGCCCCCCGCACGCCCCACCGCGCCGGCCGCCCCGGCGGGCACGGCATGTTCATCGTGCAGCGGCTCTGCCTGGACTGGGGCGTCGCGAGGAACGCCGAGGCGCCGGGGAAGACCGTATGGGCGG